In one Rugosibacter aromaticivorans genomic region, the following are encoded:
- a CDS encoding multidrug efflux RND transporter permease subunit, translated as MNISAIFISRPVATTLLMFGIALAGVVSFTLLPVSPLPQIDFPTISVQASLPGASPETMATTVATPLERSLGVIAGVTELTSSSSLGNTRITLQFDLNRDIDGAARDVQAALNAARALLPTGMPGNPTYRKVNPADAPIMILSLTSESMTRAQMYDSASTILAQKISQLEGIGQVEVGGSSLPAVRVELNPPALNRLGIGVEDVRNAITTTNANRPKGILEDGDRHWQILANDQAKKAAEYIPIIVAYRNGSAVRLGDVANVVDSEQDLRNAGLANGRPAVMLILNRQPGANIIETVNRVNALLPQLRGSIPSAIDLNVVMERTPTIRASLREVERTLAISTGLVVLVVFLFLRNARAALIPSVAVPVSLVGTCGVMYLAGFSLNNLSLMALTVATGFVVDDAVVVLENISRHIEKGISPLQAALQGSREVMFTVISMSLSLIAVFIPILLMGGIVGRLFREFAVTLSAAILVSLVMSLTTTPMMCALLLHSHADEKAKGKHGRFHDVSERAFTAMLNGYRRTLDWALAHSLITMLMLLVTVGFNIYLYIIAPKGFFPQQDVGRLGGMIQADQSISFQAMRNKLADFVEVVRQDPAVDSVVGFTGGGQLNSARMFISLKPIAERKLSADQVIARLRGKLAHEPGASLFLQAQQDIRVGGRTSNAQYQYTIQADDIGELRTWEPRIRAALSRLPQLIDVNTDSQSKGLQTSLVVDRDAATRLGINQKMIDTTLNDWFGQRQVSTIYNPLNQYRVVMEAAPQYGQSPETLKDVYVIVPSTNGSAAQVPLTAFAHYEPTATSLAVNHQGQFVASTISFNLPLGVSLFDATRAIDQAIQRIGVPVSVHGNFQGSAKAFQDSLSSQPLLILTALIAVYLVLGILYESLMHPLTILSTLPSAGVGALLALLATDTEFSVIALIGVILLIGIVKKNAIMMVDFAIAVERSEGLNPRDAIHQACLLRFRPIMMTTMAALLGAVPLAIGFSDGAELRRPLGISIVGGLILSQLLTLYTTPVVYLYLDRFRIWWGKSRKKSHPIAPAEPSVLS; from the coding sequence TACCGGGTGCGAGTCCGGAAACGATGGCAACGACCGTGGCGACACCGCTGGAGCGTTCGCTCGGTGTGATCGCCGGAGTGACGGAACTCACGTCGAGCAGTTCGCTTGGCAATACCCGCATCACGTTGCAGTTCGATCTTAATCGCGATATTGACGGCGCTGCGCGCGATGTGCAGGCAGCCCTGAATGCGGCCCGGGCGTTGTTACCGACAGGCATGCCCGGCAATCCGACCTATCGCAAGGTGAACCCGGCTGATGCGCCGATCATGATCCTGTCCCTCACCTCGGAATCGATGACGCGCGCGCAGATGTATGACTCGGCGTCGACCATACTTGCCCAGAAAATTTCGCAGCTTGAGGGGATCGGTCAAGTCGAGGTCGGTGGCAGTTCGCTGCCGGCGGTGCGCGTGGAGCTCAATCCACCCGCGCTCAACCGACTCGGCATCGGTGTGGAAGATGTACGCAACGCCATCACGACAACCAATGCCAACCGGCCCAAGGGCATACTGGAAGACGGTGATCGTCACTGGCAGATTCTTGCCAACGACCAGGCCAAGAAAGCGGCGGAATATATCCCGATCATTGTTGCCTACCGCAATGGCTCTGCGGTCCGCCTCGGCGATGTCGCCAATGTCGTGGATTCCGAACAGGACCTGCGCAATGCCGGTCTCGCCAATGGCAGGCCGGCGGTCATGCTGATTCTCAATCGTCAGCCTGGTGCCAATATCATCGAGACGGTAAATCGCGTCAATGCCTTGTTACCGCAGTTACGTGGCTCGATTCCGAGCGCCATCGACCTCAATGTGGTGATGGAGCGAACGCCCACCATCCGCGCCTCCCTGCGCGAAGTAGAGCGTACGCTGGCCATATCGACCGGACTTGTCGTGCTGGTGGTGTTTCTTTTTCTGCGAAACGCCCGCGCTGCGTTGATTCCCAGTGTCGCCGTACCGGTATCGCTGGTCGGCACTTGCGGCGTGATGTATCTGGCTGGATTCAGCCTCAACAATCTGTCGTTGATGGCATTGACAGTTGCCACCGGCTTTGTTGTCGATGACGCCGTGGTGGTGCTGGAAAACATTTCGCGGCATATCGAAAAAGGCATATCGCCATTGCAGGCGGCGTTACAGGGCTCCCGCGAGGTGATGTTCACCGTGATCTCGATGAGCCTCTCGCTGATCGCGGTGTTCATTCCCATCCTGTTGATGGGCGGCATCGTCGGCCGACTGTTCCGCGAGTTCGCGGTCACGTTGTCTGCTGCCATCCTGGTCTCGCTGGTGATGTCGCTGACCACGACACCAATGATGTGCGCCCTCTTGCTGCATTCGCATGCTGATGAAAAAGCAAAAGGCAAACACGGCAGGTTCCATGACGTCAGCGAGCGTGCGTTCACCGCAATGCTGAATGGCTATCGGCGGACGCTCGACTGGGCTCTTGCGCACAGCCTCATCACCATGCTGATGTTGCTGGTCACAGTGGGCTTCAACATCTATCTTTACATCATCGCGCCTAAAGGCTTTTTCCCGCAACAGGATGTCGGCCGCCTCGGCGGCATGATCCAGGCCGATCAGAGCATTTCCTTCCAGGCCATGCGCAACAAGCTTGCCGATTTTGTCGAGGTTGTGCGCCAGGACCCGGCCGTCGACAGCGTGGTGGGCTTTACCGGTGGTGGCCAACTCAATAGCGCGCGCATGTTCATTTCGCTCAAGCCGATCGCCGAGCGCAAACTGTCGGCCGATCAGGTTATCGCCCGTTTGCGCGGCAAGCTCGCCCATGAACCCGGTGCCAGCCTGTTCCTGCAGGCGCAACAGGACATCCGCGTCGGCGGCCGCACCAGCAACGCGCAATACCAATACACGATTCAGGCCGACGATATCGGCGAACTGCGTACCTGGGAACCGCGCATTCGTGCCGCGCTGAGCAGGCTGCCGCAGTTGATCGATGTCAACACGGACTCTCAGAGCAAGGGCCTGCAAACCTCGCTGGTGGTCGATCGGGACGCAGCAACACGGCTCGGCATCAATCAGAAAATGATCGATACCACACTCAATGACTGGTTTGGCCAGCGCCAGGTATCGACCATTTACAACCCGCTCAATCAGTACCGGGTCGTCATGGAAGCTGCGCCGCAATATGGACAGAGCCCGGAAACCTTGAAGGACGTTTATGTCATCGTACCCAGTACCAACGGCTCGGCCGCACAGGTGCCGCTGACGGCGTTCGCGCACTATGAGCCCACGGCGACGTCGCTTGCTGTTAATCATCAGGGACAGTTCGTTGCTTCGACCATTTCATTCAATCTGCCGCTCGGCGTTTCGTTGTTCGATGCAACCAGGGCAATCGATCAGGCCATACAGCGCATCGGCGTTCCAGTCTCTGTGCATGGCAACTTTCAGGGCTCGGCCAAGGCCTTCCAGGATTCGCTCTCGAGTCAGCCCCTCCTTATTCTCACCGCTCTGATCGCGGTCTATCTCGTTCTCGGCATCCTCTACGAGAGCCTGATGCATCCGCTGACCATCCTCTCGACACTGCCTTCGGCCGGTGTCGGCGCCTTGCTGGCCCTGCTTGCTACCGATACCGAGTTCAGCGTGATCGCGCTGATTGGCGTCATCCTGCTGATCGGTATTGTCAAGAAAAACGCCATCATGATGGTCGACTTCGCCATCGCTGTCGAGCGAAGCGAAGGACTCAACCCGCGCGACGCCATTCATCAGGCCTGTCTGCTGCGCTTCCGTCCGATCATGATGACTACCATGGCTGCCTTGCTGGGTGCTGTGCCGCTGGCCATCGGTTTTTCCGACGGCGCCGAACTGCGCCGCCCACTGGGCATATCCATTGTGGGTGGCCTGATCCTCAGCCAACTGCTGACCCTGTACACAACGCCAGTGGTCTACCTCTATCTCGACCGGTTCCGAATCTGGTGGGGAAAGTCCAGGAAAAAATCGCATCCTATCGCGCCAGCGGAACCATCTGTGCTGTCATAA